The uncultured Ilyobacter sp. genome has a segment encoding these proteins:
- a CDS encoding mannitol-1-phosphate 5-dehydrogenase: protein MKIAIQFGAGNIGRGFIGKLLSQSGYNVYFVDVNEKIIDELKAKKQYTVEVVGESKEDILVTNVDGMMSTSPEVLDLISKAEIITTAVGPNVLKIIAKTIAKGIEKRIQDGNKENLNIIACENMINGSTFLKEEVEKHISSDALTEMTSLVGFPNSAVDRIVPPMEGSDDVLRVRVEQFKEWIVEEPLFKGEIPKIEGMQLTDNLMAFVERKLFTLNTGHAITAYLGVLKGYETVKESIEDEEIATIVKEAMKESGEVLIKRYSFEREKHYLYIDKILNRFKNPYLKDEVSRVGREPLRKLSFNDRLIKPLRGTIEYNTKNDNLIKGIAAALKYRNPADEQATKLEERLNSDDLKTAIEDITSLSNKSVIEKIIEAYKA from the coding sequence ATGAAAATAGCAATTCAATTTGGTGCGGGAAACATCGGACGTGGATTTATAGGTAAACTATTATCTCAATCAGGGTACAATGTGTACTTTGTGGATGTAAATGAAAAAATCATAGATGAACTTAAAGCTAAAAAACAATACACAGTAGAAGTGGTAGGAGAATCCAAGGAGGATATCCTTGTAACAAATGTAGATGGCATGATGTCAACTAGTCCTGAAGTTCTAGATCTGATATCTAAGGCGGAAATTATTACTACAGCAGTAGGACCAAATGTTCTTAAAATAATCGCAAAAACTATAGCAAAAGGAATCGAAAAAAGAATCCAAGATGGAAACAAAGAGAATCTAAACATAATTGCGTGTGAGAATATGATAAACGGTTCTACTTTCCTAAAAGAGGAAGTGGAAAAGCATATATCTTCTGACGCATTAACTGAAATGACATCTCTTGTTGGATTCCCAAATTCAGCTGTTGACAGAATTGTTCCTCCCATGGAAGGGTCTGACGATGTACTTAGAGTACGTGTAGAGCAGTTTAAAGAGTGGATAGTAGAAGAGCCTTTATTTAAGGGAGAAATACCTAAGATAGAGGGAATGCAACTTACAGACAACCTTATGGCTTTCGTTGAAAGAAAGCTTTTCACCCTCAACACAGGACATGCTATAACTGCATATTTAGGTGTTCTAAAGGGGTATGAGACTGTAAAAGAGAGTATAGAGGATGAAGAGATTGCAACTATTGTAAAAGAAGCCATGAAAGAAAGTGGAGAAGTTCTTATCAAGAGATACAGTTTTGAAAGAGAAAAACACTATCTTTACATCGATAAGATACTCAACAGATTCAAAAATCCTTATCTGAAAGATGAAGTTAGCAGAGTAGGAAGAGAGCCTTTAAGAAAATTGAGCTTCAACGACAGACTGATAAAACCTCTGAGAGGAACCATCGAGTACAATACAAAAAATGACAATCTGATAAAAGGTATTGCAGCAGCTTTAAAATACAGAAACCCTGCAGATGAACAAGCTACCAAATTAGAAGAAAGATTAAACAGTGATGATCTGAAAACTGCAATTGAAGATATCACATCACTTAGCAACAAATCTGTGATAGAAAAAATAATAGAAGCTTATAAGGCTTAA
- the glmS gene encoding glutamine--fructose-6-phosphate transaminase (isomerizing), whose amino-acid sequence MCGIVGYVGDRDASGVILDGLSRLEYRGYDSAGIAVSSGDKLIVKKKQGRLRILQDYIDKNPIEGHVAIGHTRWATHGKPSDENSHPHSNSSENISVVHNGIIENYIEIKKELIEKGYEFLSDTDTEVLAHLLDLYLEEDFFATIQKVLKKVKGSYGLGILNTKYPDTVFCARKDSPLVIGLGKDENFIASDVPALLKYTKDVYFLENGEIGIVKKDSVEVYDIEKNEIKKEKVTIEWSLEQATKAGYPHFMLKEINEQPEGIRETIKRRVDENNLIHFDDINLGKEELKAIKDIYIIACGTAYNAGLQGRFALQKIAKIKADADIASEFRYSDPFMDETTLVILVSQSGETLDTLAALREAKQKGAKTLAITNVIGSSIAREADNVIYTWAGPEIAVASTKAYTTQVVVFYMLSLYIAKLKEIISDEDYTTILKGLNEIPEKIEKIIAQEDKIKAIAKKIKDCTQGFYLGRGLDYSVATEASLKMKEVAYMHTEAFASGELKHGTIALIEDDIPVVAITTQSNLFEKSISNIKEVKARGAYVISVTQENNTVVEEISDEVIYIPESDDLIAGITAIVPLQLLAYHVSAMRGIDVDKPRNLAKSVTVE is encoded by the coding sequence ATGTGTGGAATCGTAGGTTATGTAGGAGACAGAGATGCCAGTGGGGTTATCTTAGATGGATTAAGCAGATTAGAGTATAGGGGATATGACTCAGCAGGTATTGCTGTCAGTTCTGGAGATAAGTTAATTGTAAAAAAGAAGCAGGGAAGGCTGAGAATTTTACAAGACTACATCGATAAAAATCCTATAGAGGGACATGTGGCCATAGGTCATACTAGATGGGCTACTCACGGTAAGCCATCAGATGAGAATTCTCACCCTCACTCAAATTCCAGTGAAAACATCTCAGTGGTTCATAATGGTATAATAGAAAACTATATAGAGATAAAAAAAGAGTTAATTGAAAAGGGCTATGAGTTTCTTTCAGATACAGATACAGAGGTATTAGCACACCTTCTAGATTTATATTTGGAAGAGGACTTTTTTGCCACTATTCAGAAAGTTCTGAAAAAGGTAAAAGGATCTTATGGACTTGGAATATTAAATACAAAATATCCAGACACTGTATTTTGTGCCAGAAAGGACAGTCCTTTAGTAATAGGTCTTGGAAAAGACGAAAACTTCATAGCTTCTGACGTTCCTGCTCTTCTAAAGTATACTAAGGATGTATATTTCCTTGAGAATGGAGAGATAGGTATTGTCAAGAAAGACTCTGTAGAGGTATATGATATAGAGAAAAATGAGATAAAAAAAGAAAAAGTTACAATCGAGTGGTCTTTAGAGCAGGCTACCAAAGCTGGATACCCTCACTTTATGCTAAAAGAGATAAATGAACAGCCAGAGGGAATAAGAGAGACAATAAAAAGAAGAGTAGATGAAAATAACCTCATCCATTTTGATGATATTAACCTCGGTAAAGAAGAGCTTAAGGCTATAAAAGATATTTATATCATAGCATGTGGTACAGCTTACAATGCTGGTCTTCAAGGAAGGTTTGCACTACAGAAGATAGCAAAAATAAAAGCAGATGCTGACATAGCTTCAGAATTTAGATATTCAGATCCTTTCATGGACGAAACAACTCTTGTAATACTGGTAAGTCAGTCTGGTGAGACTCTAGATACACTGGCAGCTCTTCGTGAGGCCAAGCAAAAAGGTGCTAAAACCTTAGCAATAACAAACGTTATCGGATCATCAATAGCAAGGGAGGCAGACAATGTAATTTATACATGGGCAGGTCCTGAAATCGCTGTTGCTTCTACAAAGGCTTATACAACTCAAGTGGTGGTTTTCTACATGCTTTCCCTTTATATTGCAAAGCTTAAAGAGATAATCTCTGATGAAGATTATACAACTATTTTAAAGGGTCTTAATGAAATACCTGAAAAAATTGAAAAAATAATTGCTCAGGAAGACAAGATAAAAGCAATAGCTAAAAAAATAAAAGACTGTACTCAAGGTTTTTATCTAGGAAGAGGACTTGACTATAGTGTAGCAACAGAGGCTTCTCTTAAAATGAAGGAAGTTGCCTACATGCATACAGAGGCATTTGCTTCTGGAGAGTTAAAGCATGGTACTATTGCCCTTATAGAGGATGATATCCCTGTAGTTGCAATAACTACCCAGTCTAACCTTTTTGAAAAGTCTATCTCTAATATAAAAGAGGTAAAAGCAAGAGGTGCCTATGTAATATCTGTTACTCAAGAAAATAACACAGTGGTAGAGGAGATTTCTGATGAAGTTATTTATATCCCTGAATCGGATGACCTTATTGCCGGGATAACTGCAATTGTACCACTTCAACTTCTAGCCTACCACGTGTCAGCTATGAGAGGAATAGATGTTGATAAACCTAGAAACTTAGCAAAATCAGTTACAGTAGAATAA
- a CDS encoding PTS sugar transporter subunit IIA: protein MKIKLKKIPEFLSHIIVENIPLFIVIGILNFFDLGDLRLFLYNVIMPLVIAYTSGAAVEKKYGGITAVIIIGGVLSRYKVETLLEPVFIGALAGFAIKKYHSFLKKYKFPGFEMLLNNLGVALISLGLIIIINKVLPFYEGFQAIFYKNIISKIFKTGYLPLYSIIIEPAKVLFMNNFVNHGIFSVLGLSELNEKGKSIFFLLETNPGPGMGLLLAYFFRKKEKEKKKETLSNIFIQSIGGIHEVYFPYVLRNLRLILPLILGGMSGIFLFSIFDSGLMGVASPGSILLITVLAPAQKRLTLLLAIAVSAAVTFFLSYIMIRQEDIAREKAEPKESKEILSEIEADFVQNKDYKNIYIVCDAGMGSSAMGATFLRRKLEKAGLTDINAANCSIDNIKSENPDIIIVHRQLLERVKKEINNAEIVIVDDFLDPKPYDLLIEKIKKYKFFKKTPSHDAKILEHSSIQLGLKRVKKEEALIKIGESMIQKGYVEPFYLDSILEREKISNTYLEHGIAIPHGTSEGKVYIKKTGMVIHQYPYGINFGDGNTAYVLIGIAALEDEHIDIISKIADIVEDEKLSESLTTAIEVEEIYKILCLEDDRA from the coding sequence ATGAAAATAAAATTAAAAAAGATTCCGGAATTTCTGAGTCATATAATTGTAGAAAATATACCACTTTTTATAGTTATAGGAATACTTAATTTCTTCGATTTGGGAGATTTAAGATTATTCCTGTATAATGTTATCATGCCTTTGGTTATAGCCTATACATCTGGGGCTGCAGTGGAAAAAAAATACGGAGGTATAACTGCCGTAATAATAATCGGGGGAGTATTATCTAGGTACAAGGTAGAAACTCTCTTAGAACCTGTTTTTATAGGTGCTTTGGCAGGATTTGCCATAAAAAAATATCACAGTTTTTTGAAAAAATATAAGTTCCCAGGTTTTGAAATGCTTCTAAATAATCTTGGAGTCGCACTTATAAGTTTAGGACTTATAATTATAATAAACAAAGTGCTCCCATTTTATGAAGGATTCCAAGCTATCTTTTATAAAAATATAATCTCAAAAATCTTCAAGACTGGCTACCTCCCTCTTTACTCAATAATAATAGAACCTGCAAAGGTTCTTTTCATGAATAACTTCGTCAACCACGGTATTTTTTCAGTTTTGGGTCTTTCAGAACTCAATGAAAAGGGAAAATCCATTTTTTTCCTCTTAGAAACAAACCCTGGACCTGGAATGGGACTGCTTTTAGCTTATTTTTTTAGAAAAAAGGAAAAAGAGAAAAAAAAGGAAACCCTTTCAAATATATTTATACAGTCTATAGGAGGAATCCACGAGGTATACTTCCCCTATGTCCTCAGAAACCTTAGATTAATTTTACCTTTGATTTTAGGCGGAATGTCTGGTATATTTTTATTTTCAATATTTGACTCTGGCCTTATGGGAGTAGCCTCTCCAGGAAGCATCCTTCTCATAACTGTTTTGGCTCCGGCACAAAAGAGACTTACTCTGCTCCTTGCCATAGCTGTCTCTGCAGCTGTTACTTTTTTCCTATCTTATATTATGATAAGGCAGGAAGACATTGCAAGAGAGAAAGCAGAACCAAAAGAATCAAAAGAGATTCTGTCTGAGATTGAAGCTGATTTTGTTCAAAATAAAGATTATAAGAATATATACATAGTCTGCGATGCAGGAATGGGCTCAAGTGCCATGGGAGCCACATTTTTACGACGTAAACTAGAAAAAGCAGGTTTAACAGATATAAATGCAGCAAACTGTTCCATAGATAATATAAAATCAGAAAATCCAGATATCATTATCGTTCACAGACAGCTTCTTGAGAGGGTAAAAAAAGAGATTAATAATGCAGAGATAGTTATAGTGGATGATTTTCTTGATCCAAAACCATACGACCTGCTCATTGAAAAAATCAAAAAGTATAAATTTTTTAAGAAAACTCCATCACATGATGCTAAAATACTAGAGCATTCAAGTATACAGCTAGGACTAAAAAGAGTAAAAAAAGAAGAGGCTCTTATAAAAATCGGAGAATCTATGATACAAAAAGGATATGTAGAGCCTTTTTATCTAGATAGTATCCTTGAAAGGGAAAAAATATCAAATACATATCTTGAACATGGGATTGCCATTCCCCATGGAACCTCTGAAGGAAAAGTTTACATCAAAAAGACAGGAATGGTTATACACCAGTACCCCTACGGAATTAATTTTGGAGATGGGAACACTGCCTATGTACTTATAGGAATCGCAGCCTTAGAGGATGAACATATTGATATAATTTCCAAAATAGCAGATATTGTGGAGGATGAAAAGCTTTCAGAGAGCCTTACTACGGCTATAGAGGTTGAAGAAATTTACAAAATACTATGTTTGGAGGATGACCGTGCTTAA
- a CDS encoding PTS mannitol transporter subunit IICBA, with amino-acid sequence MNQTEVNNESQSLKVKVQAFGRFLSAMVMPNIGAFIAWGFITALFIPTGWLPNETFSKLVGPMITYLLPLLIGYSGGKIVAGERGGVVGAIATSGVIIGTSIPMFMGAMIAGPTGGYVIKKFDEAIHGKIKSGFEMLINNFSSGLLGMTLALLFFKVIGPVVQMLNTLLGNAVKGLVEMNLLPLTSLIVEPAKILFLNNAINHGVFSPLGIQQSTEVGKSLFFLIEANPGPGLGILLAYMLFGKGMAKESAPGAAIIHFFGGIHEIYFPYVLMQPLLIIAVILGGMTGVFTNVILNGGLIAPASPGSVFAVLAMTPKGGFMATMTSIILATLVSGFVAMVILKKTATGKDLDEATESMKSMKNKPTISGSKDLSENISKIVVACDAGMGSSAMGASLLRKKIKNAGLDIDVTNLAINNLTEDIDIVITHKDLTPRAEKKVTNPVHMSLDNFMDGKFYDSLIEELKGKVAAGSGEKTEEAPAKEVSGDNTILVKDGIILGLPSVSKEEAIKKIGMQMSEMGYVKDTYYEYMLERESKSTTFIGNNVAIPHGTLEGKASVLKTGIVINQYPEGVDFGDGNIAYLLIGIAGKNDEHVDIISNIADAIEEEETVELLSKTKDVEEIYSRFSS; translated from the coding sequence ATGAATCAGACTGAAGTTAATAATGAAAGTCAAAGTTTAAAAGTTAAGGTTCAGGCCTTTGGTAGATTTTTAAGTGCGATGGTTATGCCAAATATAGGGGCGTTTATCGCTTGGGGGTTTATCACAGCACTGTTCATCCCTACAGGGTGGCTTCCAAATGAAACCTTTTCAAAACTGGTAGGCCCAATGATAACTTACTTACTACCCCTACTAATAGGATACAGCGGTGGTAAAATCGTTGCCGGAGAGCGTGGAGGAGTGGTAGGAGCTATCGCTACTTCAGGAGTAATTATCGGTACTTCAATACCTATGTTTATGGGTGCTATGATTGCAGGTCCTACCGGAGGATACGTAATCAAGAAGTTCGACGAAGCTATCCACGGAAAGATAAAATCAGGATTTGAGATGCTTATAAATAACTTCTCATCGGGATTATTAGGTATGACTTTAGCTCTATTATTCTTCAAGGTTATAGGGCCTGTAGTTCAGATGCTTAATACACTCCTCGGAAATGCAGTTAAAGGATTAGTTGAGATGAACCTTTTGCCACTTACATCTCTTATCGTAGAACCTGCAAAGATCCTATTCCTTAATAACGCAATAAATCATGGTGTGTTCTCACCACTAGGAATACAACAATCAACTGAAGTTGGAAAATCATTATTTTTCTTGATAGAAGCTAACCCTGGTCCTGGACTTGGAATACTACTTGCCTATATGTTGTTTGGTAAGGGAATGGCCAAAGAATCTGCACCTGGTGCCGCTATTATCCATTTCTTCGGAGGAATTCACGAAATTTATTTCCCATATGTTCTTATGCAGCCGCTATTAATAATAGCTGTAATCCTTGGTGGAATGACTGGGGTGTTTACAAACGTAATTTTAAATGGTGGTCTTATAGCACCAGCATCACCAGGAAGTGTCTTTGCAGTACTTGCTATGACTCCTAAGGGTGGATTTATGGCAACCATGACATCAATCATTCTTGCAACACTAGTATCAGGTTTCGTGGCTATGGTTATTCTTAAGAAAACTGCCACTGGAAAAGATCTTGATGAAGCTACAGAAAGTATGAAATCTATGAAAAATAAGCCAACTATTTCTGGATCAAAAGATTTATCTGAAAATATATCTAAAATAGTAGTTGCCTGCGATGCCGGTATGGGATCTAGTGCAATGGGTGCAAGCCTTCTAAGAAAGAAAATAAAAAATGCAGGACTCGATATCGATGTCACAAATCTGGCTATAAACAACCTTACTGAGGATATTGATATAGTTATCACTCATAAAGATCTAACTCCAAGAGCTGAAAAGAAAGTTACAAATCCTGTGCATATGTCATTAGATAACTTTATGGACGGTAAATTCTATGACTCACTAATAGAAGAACTGAAGGGCAAAGTCGCTGCAGGCAGCGGTGAAAAAACTGAGGAAGCCCCAGCTAAAGAAGTGTCAGGAGATAATACTATCCTGGTAAAAGACGGAATCATCTTAGGACTTCCTTCTGTCTCTAAAGAAGAAGCAATCAAAAAAATAGGTATGCAGATGTCTGAAATGGGCTATGTAAAAGATACTTATTATGAATATATGCTTGAAAGAGAAAGTAAATCTACAACTTTTATAGGAAACAATGTTGCTATCCCTCATGGAACTCTAGAAGGAAAAGCAAGTGTTTTAAAAACTGGTATTGTTATCAATCAATATCCTGAAGGCGTTGATTTCGGAGACGGTAACATAGCGTATCTACTCATAGGAATAGCTGGTAAAAATGACGAACATGTGGATATAATCTCTAATATCGCAGATGCAATAGAAGAGGAAGAAACAGTAGAACTTCTGTCTAAAACAAAAGACGTAGAAGAAATTTATAGCAGATTTTCATCATAA
- a CDS encoding BglG family transcription antiterminator encodes MLNKRCLDIIKYLIDHENQISIRELSDVYEISERSIRYDIDNINYFLKKNGFRQLNKMSKGIYEIDETKENLTTVIEILNASFYSFSKHERKEYIKAICLFSEDIIKLHEISETLSVSLSTIKLDLKEIKAFLSEKKLNLKFFSKMGLVLEGEEEKLRKAQLKFLLDYLEFFKDELTTKNNIEETLGYKMITEELFSYFEEFPIRDIRIFIKRIEKHLETVISDEAYKVLEFYLMITLKRLEKKFSITQREENENFLKKTREYNILLKELRHFEENFSVEFNDSEILLLTELFLGSHSYNFKSSFYEKWIEIEISVNEIIKEVSQNIGIDLSNDKILLDGLLNHIKPAIYRIKNDIVLENEISNEAKFLYEELFENVRIVCNKHLHPYMNKSVPEEEVAFLTIHFKIAIDRKANISKETKNVLLVCGFGYGSSKLLSQKLLERYDVNILDILPYHKFLEIENYDDIDLIISTLDVDEHIKYPFPIIKVHPIFSKNDRIKLEEYGLTEVRKKISLAKLLEVIKNECTIKNEDKLAASLKDFFASKIFDDRDKFNKKSLSNLLSEKNIKLNSQAKDWQDAIRIAGNILVENGSVTNDYVEDMIKAVNKNGSYMVVAEMIALPHARVTESVLKTDMSLIRLVDPVVFPGNKSVKIIFPFSSVDQNEHIEALSELVTLIEDYDLIKIIEKTEDPKQLIEFIADNKI; translated from the coding sequence GTGCTTAATAAACGTTGTTTGGACATAATCAAATATTTGATCGATCACGAAAATCAGATATCCATAAGAGAACTTTCTGATGTTTACGAAATAAGTGAAAGAAGCATCAGATATGATATCGACAATATCAACTATTTCTTGAAAAAAAATGGATTTAGGCAGCTAAATAAAATGTCAAAAGGAATCTATGAAATCGATGAAACCAAAGAAAACTTAACCACAGTAATCGAAATTCTAAATGCCAGTTTTTACAGTTTTTCAAAGCATGAGAGAAAGGAATATATAAAAGCTATATGCCTTTTTTCAGAAGATATCATAAAGCTTCATGAGATATCAGAAACCCTGTCTGTAAGTCTGAGCACAATAAAACTTGACCTAAAAGAGATAAAGGCCTTTCTCAGTGAGAAAAAATTAAATCTTAAATTCTTTTCTAAAATGGGGCTGGTTTTAGAAGGGGAAGAAGAAAAACTAAGGAAAGCCCAGCTCAAATTTCTTCTTGATTATCTAGAGTTTTTTAAAGATGAACTTACAACTAAAAATAATATTGAAGAAACTTTAGGATATAAAATGATAACTGAGGAGCTGTTCTCATACTTTGAAGAATTCCCAATAAGGGATATTAGAATTTTTATAAAAAGAATTGAAAAACACTTAGAAACAGTCATCTCAGACGAGGCATATAAGGTTTTAGAATTTTATCTGATGATTACATTAAAAAGATTAGAGAAAAAATTCTCCATAACTCAAAGAGAGGAAAATGAGAATTTTCTCAAAAAAACAAGAGAATATAACATACTTTTAAAAGAGTTAAGACACTTTGAAGAAAATTTCAGTGTGGAATTTAATGATTCTGAGATTCTTTTACTGACTGAACTTTTTTTGGGGAGTCACTCTTATAATTTTAAATCTTCCTTTTATGAAAAATGGATTGAAATCGAAATCTCAGTAAATGAGATAATAAAAGAGGTCAGTCAAAACATAGGAATCGATCTCTCTAATGATAAAATACTTTTAGATGGCCTATTAAATCATATAAAACCTGCAATTTACAGAATAAAAAATGATATCGTTTTAGAAAACGAGATATCTAATGAAGCAAAATTTTTATATGAGGAACTCTTTGAAAATGTGAGAATTGTATGCAACAAACATTTGCATCCCTACATGAATAAATCAGTTCCTGAAGAAGAAGTTGCATTTTTGACAATTCACTTTAAAATCGCAATTGACAGAAAGGCAAATATAAGCAAAGAAACCAAAAATGTATTACTCGTCTGTGGTTTCGGCTATGGTAGTTCAAAACTTCTATCACAGAAATTACTTGAAAGATATGATGTAAATATCCTCGATATCCTTCCATACCATAAATTTTTGGAAATAGAAAATTATGATGATATAGACCTCATAATATCTACCCTAGATGTAGATGAACATATCAAATATCCTTTCCCCATCATAAAAGTACATCCTATCTTTTCAAAAAATGACAGGATAAAACTCGAAGAATATGGTTTAACTGAAGTTAGAAAAAAAATATCTTTGGCAAAACTTTTAGAAGTAATAAAAAATGAATGTACCATAAAAAATGAGGATAAACTGGCAGCTAGTCTTAAAGATTTTTTTGCTTCAAAAATTTTTGATGACAGAGATAAATTCAACAAAAAAAGCCTGTCTAATCTTTTGTCAGAAAAAAATATAAAATTGAACTCCCAAGCCAAAGACTGGCAGGATGCCATAAGAATAGCAGGCAACATCTTGGTGGAAAATGGCTCTGTAACCAATGATTATGTGGAAGATATGATCAAAGCAGTAAATAAAAATGGAAGTTACATGGTGGTCGCAGAGATGATCGCTCTCCCTCACGCCAGAGTGACAGAATCGGTTTTAAAAACAGATATGAGTTTAATAAGACTGGTTGATCCAGTTGTTTTCCCAGGAAATAAAAGTGTCAAAATAATTTTCCCTTTTTCAAGTGTGGACCAAAATGAACACATTGAAGCTCTTTCCGAGCTGGTTACTTTGATAGAGGATTACGACCTCATAAAAATTATTGAAAAAACAGAGGATCCTAAACAATTGATAGAATTTATAGCTGACAATAAGATCTAA